The Pseudomonas baetica genome includes a region encoding these proteins:
- a CDS encoding VPA1269 family protein — MPIKKGTKYNGRTKDITFSWLTAERGVKWETWRKLMAEWLASEHQNTHLRITVLNWFVMHYLPIVSEGWNPKSIFIAHENNALPGLTEMLEETVHPLKIPERQNAIVSFIGWVIEKSFSEIDSFGRLQSLVINPFSRASKSGIRLSETVHNPLPYTYIKDLRALICPDPSGNFNDWHWAHEQYGPQRSNGTSSAARKGGDWFEVDPRVINYSDPYCVWRTRTIIKKVKGRGQREVVVYELWSPVRAMVIFIKLHLPLRTYQVRFLDSGEADTWRYSRDGWNLNRVHKFIRGSEVNPWRKGNAVHLSI; from the coding sequence ATGCCAATAAAAAAAGGGACAAAATATAATGGGCGAACTAAAGATATTACATTTAGCTGGTTAACCGCCGAGCGAGGTGTGAAATGGGAAACTTGGCGCAAGCTCATGGCGGAGTGGCTGGCATCGGAACATCAGAATACTCATTTGAGGATAACGGTACTCAACTGGTTTGTAATGCATTATTTGCCGATCGTGTCAGAGGGGTGGAATCCAAAAAGTATATTTATTGCTCATGAAAATAATGCACTTCCCGGGCTGACTGAAATGCTAGAAGAAACCGTGCATCCGTTGAAGATTCCCGAAAGACAAAATGCAATTGTAAGTTTTATTGGTTGGGTGATTGAGAAGAGTTTTAGTGAGATTGACAGTTTCGGTCGTTTACAGTCACTTGTTATCAATCCTTTCAGTAGGGCAAGTAAATCTGGAATTAGGCTTTCTGAAACTGTACATAACCCATTGCCATATACCTATATCAAGGATCTACGTGCATTAATATGCCCCGATCCATCTGGTAATTTCAATGATTGGCATTGGGCGCATGAGCAGTATGGTCCGCAGCGATCAAACGGTACATCCTCCGCAGCACGTAAAGGAGGTGATTGGTTCGAAGTGGATCCGCGAGTTATCAACTACTCTGATCCATACTGCGTTTGGCGTACCCGCACCATCATTAAAAAAGTTAAAGGAAGAGGGCAAAGGGAAGTTGTGGTTTATGAGCTATGGTCTCCTGTCAGAGCTATGGTCATATTTATCAAGTTGCATCTACCACTTAGGACATACCAAGTGCGTTTTCTCGATTCTGGTGAGGCAGATACTTGGAGATATTCCCGAGATGGATGGAATCTGAATAGAGTGCATAAATTCATTCGAGGTAGTGAGGTAAACCCCTGGCGCAAGGGTAATGCTGTTCACTTAAGCATTTGA
- a CDS encoding C4-dicarboxylate transporter DctA: MLRWCSRSIFLQVVLGLVLGIVCGLTLPEYSAQLKPLGDGFIKLIKMLIGLIVFCVVVSGISGAGDLKKVGRIGLKSVIYFEVLTTIALVIGLVFAFSTGIGSGANIHLEQLSAADMGDLAERSQHMHTTTQFLMDLIPTSVIGAFADNNILQVLLFSVLFGSALNLVGEAASGISRLINELSHVIFRIMGMIVRLAPIGVFGAIAFTTSKYGLDSLQHLGSLVGLFYLTCIAFVSVILGVVMRASGLRMWPLLKYLREELLIVMGTASSDAVLPQIMRKLEHLGIGSSTVGLVIPTGYSFNLDGFSIYLTLAIVFIANATGTPLAMTDLLTILLVSLITSKGAHGIPGSALVILAATLTAIPAIPVVGLVLVLAVDWFMGIGRALTNLIGNCVATVAIARWEKDIDVQRANKVLSGQQGYTFQPRKPATPAHQQEF, translated from the coding sequence ATGCTCAGATGGTGCTCGCGTTCAATCTTCCTCCAAGTGGTTCTCGGACTGGTGCTCGGCATCGTCTGCGGGCTGACCCTTCCTGAATACTCGGCCCAGCTCAAACCGCTTGGCGACGGCTTCATCAAACTGATCAAGATGCTCATCGGCCTGATCGTGTTCTGCGTGGTGGTCAGTGGAATCAGTGGCGCGGGCGACCTGAAGAAGGTCGGGCGTATCGGCCTCAAATCCGTTATCTACTTTGAAGTGCTGACCACTATCGCCCTGGTGATCGGCCTGGTATTCGCCTTCAGTACCGGCATCGGTAGTGGCGCGAATATCCATCTGGAGCAACTGTCCGCCGCCGACATGGGCGACCTCGCCGAACGCAGCCAGCACATGCACACCACCACGCAGTTCCTGATGGATCTGATCCCGACGTCGGTGATCGGCGCATTTGCCGACAACAACATTCTGCAAGTGCTGCTGTTCTCGGTGCTGTTCGGCAGCGCGTTGAATCTGGTCGGTGAAGCCGCCTCCGGGATCTCGCGACTGATCAACGAACTGAGCCATGTGATCTTCCGGATCATGGGCATGATCGTGCGCCTGGCGCCAATCGGCGTGTTCGGTGCGATCGCCTTCACCACCAGCAAATATGGCCTCGACTCCCTGCAACATCTGGGCAGTCTGGTTGGCCTGTTCTACCTGACCTGCATCGCCTTCGTCAGCGTGATCCTCGGTGTGGTGATGCGTGCCTCCGGCCTGCGCATGTGGCCGCTGCTCAAATACCTGCGTGAAGAACTGCTGATCGTGATGGGCACCGCGTCCTCTGACGCCGTGCTGCCACAGATCATGCGCAAACTTGAACATCTGGGAATTGGCAGCTCGACGGTCGGGCTGGTGATTCCGACCGGCTATTCGTTCAACCTCGACGGTTTCTCGATCTACCTGACCCTCGCCATCGTCTTCATCGCCAACGCCACCGGCACGCCTTTGGCCATGACTGATTTGCTGACGATCCTGCTGGTGTCGCTGATCACCTCCAAAGGCGCCCACGGCATTCCCGGTTCGGCATTGGTGATTCTGGCGGCAACGCTGACGGCGATCCCGGCCATTCCGGTGGTCGGCCTGGTGTTGGTGCTGGCGGTGGACTGGTTCATGGGCATCGGCCGCGCGCTGACCAACCTGATCGGCAACTGCGTCGCCACCGTGGCGATCGCCCGTTGGGAAAAGGACATCGACGTACAAAGAGCCAACAAAGTACTCAGCGGTCAGCAGGGCTACACCTTTCAACCGCGTAAACCAGCAACTCCGGCGCACCAGCAGGAGTTCTGA
- the ettA gene encoding energy-dependent translational throttle protein EttA, producing MAQYVFTMHRLGKVVPPKREILKNISLSFFPGAKIGVLGLNGSGKSTLLKIMAGVDTEFEGEARPMPDLNIGYLPQEPQLDPTKTVREVVEEAVSVIKDAQARLDEVYAAYADPDADFDKLAAEQAKLEAILQASDGHNLERQLEVAADALRLPAWDAKVEHLSGGEKRRVALCRLLLSAPDMLLLDEPTNHLDADSVAWLEHFLHDFPGTVVAITHDRYFLDNVAGWILELDRGAGIPYEGNYSGWLEAKSDRLAAESKQQSAHEKAMKEELEWVRKGAKARQSKSKARLQRFEEMQSQEFQKRSETNEIYIPAGPRLGDKVIEFKNVTKGYGDRVLIDNLSFSMPKGAIVGVIGGNGAGKSTLFRMLMGKETPDSGSIEVGETVQLACVDQSREDLDGSKTVFQQISDGSDQIRIGNYEIPSRTYVGRFNFKGGDQQKFVKDLSGGERGRLHLALTLKEGGNVLLLDEPSNDLDVETLRSLEEALLDFPGAAIVISHDRWFLDRVATHILAYEDDSQAIFFEGNYTEYEADRKKRLGEAAAQPHRVRHKKLA from the coding sequence ATGGCTCAATACGTCTTCACCATGCATCGGCTGGGCAAAGTTGTTCCGCCGAAGCGGGAAATCCTGAAAAACATTTCGCTGTCGTTCTTCCCTGGCGCCAAGATCGGCGTACTAGGCCTCAACGGTTCGGGTAAGTCCACGCTGCTGAAAATCATGGCCGGCGTCGACACCGAGTTCGAAGGCGAAGCCCGTCCGATGCCGGACCTGAACATCGGTTATCTGCCGCAAGAGCCGCAACTTGATCCGACCAAGACCGTGCGTGAAGTGGTCGAGGAAGCGGTCAGCGTGATCAAGGATGCGCAAGCACGTCTGGACGAGGTCTACGCGGCCTACGCCGACCCGGATGCCGACTTCGACAAGCTGGCTGCCGAACAGGCCAAGCTCGAAGCGATCTTGCAGGCCAGCGACGGTCACAACCTTGAACGCCAACTGGAAGTCGCCGCCGATGCGCTGCGTCTGCCAGCGTGGGATGCCAAGGTCGAACACCTGTCTGGTGGTGAAAAACGTCGTGTAGCCCTGTGCCGTCTGCTGCTGTCCGCGCCGGACATGCTGCTGCTCGACGAACCGACCAACCACTTGGACGCCGATTCCGTTGCGTGGCTGGAGCACTTCCTGCACGACTTCCCGGGCACCGTGGTTGCGATTACGCACGACCGTTACTTCCTGGACAACGTCGCTGGCTGGATTCTGGAACTCGACCGCGGCGCAGGCATTCCGTACGAAGGCAACTACTCGGGTTGGCTTGAAGCCAAGTCCGATCGTCTGGCGGCCGAATCCAAGCAGCAGTCGGCCCACGAAAAAGCCATGAAAGAAGAACTGGAGTGGGTGCGCAAAGGCGCCAAGGCCCGCCAGTCGAAATCCAAGGCGCGTCTGCAACGCTTCGAAGAAATGCAATCGCAGGAATTCCAGAAGCGTTCGGAAACCAACGAGATCTACATCCCGGCCGGTCCGCGCCTGGGTGACAAGGTCATCGAATTCAAGAACGTCACCAAGGGCTACGGCGATCGCGTGCTGATCGACAACCTGTCGTTCTCGATGCCTAAAGGCGCCATTGTTGGCGTGATCGGTGGTAACGGTGCCGGTAAGTCGACCCTGTTCCGCATGCTGATGGGTAAGGAAACCCCGGATTCAGGCAGCATCGAAGTCGGCGAAACCGTGCAACTGGCCTGCGTCGATCAGAGCCGCGAAGACCTCGACGGCAGCAAGACGGTGTTCCAGCAGATTTCCGACGGCTCCGACCAGATCCGCATCGGCAACTACGAGATCCCGTCGCGTACCTACGTCGGTCGCTTCAACTTCAAGGGCGGCGATCAGCAGAAGTTCGTCAAGGACCTGTCCGGTGGTGAGCGCGGCCGTCTGCACCTGGCGCTGACCCTGAAGGAGGGCGGCAACGTCCTGCTGCTCGACGAACCGTCCAACGACCTCGACGTTGAAACCCTGCGTTCGCTCGAAGAAGCCCTGCTGGACTTCCCGGGCGCCGCCATTGTGATCTCTCACGATCGGTGGTTCCTTGACCGCGTCGCGACGCACATCCTGGCGTACGAAGACGATTCGCAAGCGATCTTCTTCGAAGGTAACTACACCGAGTACGAAGCCGACCGCAAAAAGCGTCTCGGCGAAGCAGCGGCCCAGCCACACCGGGTACGTCACAAGAAATTGGCCTGA
- the glyA gene encoding serine hydroxymethyltransferase, translating into MFSRDLTIAKYDADLFAAMEQEAQRQEEHIELIASENYTSPAVMEAQGSVLTNKYAEGYPGKRYYGGCEYVDIVEQLAIDRAKELFGADYANVQPHAGSQANAAVYLALLQGGDTILGMSLAHGGHLTHGASVSSSGKLYNAVQYGIDANGLIDYDEVERLAVEHKPKMIVAGFSAYSQILDFPRFRAIADKVGAYLFVDMAHVAGLVAAGVYPNPVPFADVVTTTTHKTLRGPRGGLILARANADIEKKLNSAVFPGAQGGPLEHVIAAKAICFKEALQPEFKAYQEQVVLNAQAMAEVFIERGFDVVSGGTKNHLFLLSLIKQDISGKDADAALGKAFITVNKNSVPNDPRSPFVTSGLRFGTPAVTTRGFKQAECKELAGWICDILADLNNEAVIDAVREKVKAICKKLPVYGA; encoded by the coding sequence ATGTTCAGCCGTGATTTGACTATTGCCAAGTACGACGCCGATCTTTTTGCCGCCATGGAGCAAGAAGCTCAGCGCCAGGAAGAACACATTGAGCTGATCGCTTCGGAAAACTACACCAGCCCAGCGGTGATGGAAGCTCAAGGCTCGGTCCTGACCAACAAATACGCTGAAGGCTACCCAGGCAAGCGTTACTACGGTGGTTGCGAGTACGTCGACATCGTTGAGCAACTGGCCATCGACCGCGCCAAAGAGCTGTTCGGCGCCGATTACGCCAACGTTCAACCGCACGCCGGTTCGCAAGCCAACGCCGCTGTTTACCTGGCCCTGCTGCAAGGTGGCGACACCATCCTGGGCATGAGCCTGGCTCACGGCGGTCACCTGACCCACGGCGCCAGCGTTTCCTCCTCCGGCAAGCTGTACAACGCCGTGCAGTACGGCATCGACGCCAACGGCCTGATCGACTACGACGAAGTCGAGCGCCTGGCTGTAGAACACAAGCCGAAAATGATCGTGGCCGGTTTCTCTGCCTACTCGCAGATTCTGGACTTCCCACGCTTCCGCGCCATCGCTGACAAAGTCGGCGCTTACCTGTTCGTCGACATGGCTCACGTGGCCGGTCTGGTCGCCGCTGGCGTCTACCCGAACCCGGTACCTTTCGCTGACGTCGTGACCACCACCACGCACAAGACCCTGCGCGGTCCACGTGGCGGCCTGATCCTGGCGCGCGCCAACGCCGACATCGAGAAGAAACTGAACTCCGCGGTATTCCCGGGCGCCCAGGGTGGCCCGCTGGAGCACGTGATCGCCGCTAAAGCGATCTGCTTCAAGGAAGCGCTGCAGCCTGAATTCAAGGCTTACCAGGAACAAGTGGTGCTGAACGCCCAGGCCATGGCCGAAGTGTTCATCGAGCGCGGTTTCGACGTGGTGTCCGGCGGTACCAAGAACCACCTGTTCCTGCTGTCGCTGATCAAGCAGGACATCTCCGGTAAAGACGCCGACGCTGCTCTGGGCAAAGCGTTCATCACCGTCAACAAAAACTCCGTACCAAACGATCCGCGCTCGCCGTTCGTCACTTCCGGCCTGCGCTTCGGTACTCCGGCTGTGACCACTCGCGGCTTCAAACAAGCCGAGTGCAAAGAGCTGGCCGGCTGGATCTGCGACATCCTGGCTGACCTGAACAACGAAGCGGTGATCGACGCCGTTCGTGAGAAAGTCAAAGCCATCTGCAAGAAACTGCCGGTATACGGCGCTTAA
- the morA gene encoding cyclic di-GMP receptor MorA, with product MSNVTPPASVSSTQPAPGSPLRGTLKGALATLVLLLLALLFWQLLDQLRETQKNQRQYTIDYTADLASQVSLNMALNAQIALNLLPIVEQPQTADEQQQLLRKLQKSLPDLRSLALLSPSGRILSDSSTDSSDASYLTELVRRSHAQAHYFSNADDGSTVHLLLHQASGSTRGYWALRLTPTFFDSLTKQSETGLRPLWLVENRINHQIISREESLSSAKPGVLSPDDLANTVLTVPLSSSDWQLRGLFDRQRVLEELLPAFIGKCLLGLAFSMLPVIALLNMRRRQRQLHEGRRRYQDIFEGTGVALCVLDLSGLKQFFDKAQIQTSDQLKAWLDPPQQRLQLLQELRVTEVNQVALQLLNVNSCEQAWQLLIDGHPQRHCAIGNQVLDAVLQQQKQLELEIKLPDINGRDQHLWMVLRLPTEQHDYKAVILSINDITSRKLVELSLLEREGFWSDVVRTVPDHLYVQDVISQRMIFSNHHLGQTLGYNRSELHQMGEYFWEILLHPEDADYYHRSRQQQRHAGYSQLLQCQLRFRHRDGEWRRFDIREQALARDKHDQVTRIIGVAKDITEQIEASESLRDSEQRYRMLAESISDVIFSTDSKLSLNYVSPSVQAVLGYDAEWIFQNGWQSTIANPQQLSGIYGLMVRVSKALDKPEQLALLRSQVQTQMFLFDCLRADGRKIPIELRLVLVWDEHGAFEGVLGVGRDISQQRRAEKDLRMAATVFEHSTSAILITDPAGYIVQANEAFSRVSGYAVAEVLDQLPNMLTVDEQQDAHLRYVLKQLHQHSTWEGEVWLKRRNGEHYPAWVGITAVLDDEGDLASYVCFFSDISERKASEQRIHRLAYYDALTHLPNRTLFQDRLHTALQSAERQKSWVVLMFLDLDRFKPINDSLGHAAGDRMLKDMATRLLACVDDDDTVARMGGDEFTLLLQHRSSREMALNRAIHVAEQILGSLVRPFVLEGREFFVTASIGIALSPQDGNELSQLMKNADTAMYHAKERGKNNFQFYQADMNASALERLELESDLRHALEQNEFVLYYQPQFSGDGKRLTGAEALLRWRHPRRGLVPPGDFIPVLEELGLVVDVGDWVISEACRQLKTWHQNRVRVPKVSVNISARQFSDGQLGTRIATILRETGLPPACLELELTESILMREVSEAMQILAGLKNLGLSIAVDDFGTGYSSLNYLKQFPIDVLKIDRTFVDGLPSGEQDAQIARAIIAMAHSLNLAVIAEGVETHEQLDFLREHGCDEVQGYLFGRPMPANRFEAQFSNDALFMFD from the coding sequence TTGTCCAATGTCACTCCGCCAGCCTCTGTGAGCAGCACCCAACCGGCGCCCGGCTCGCCCCTGCGCGGGACATTAAAGGGTGCGCTGGCGACACTCGTGCTTTTGCTGCTGGCTTTGCTGTTCTGGCAACTGCTCGATCAGCTGCGCGAAACCCAGAAAAACCAGCGCCAGTACACCATCGATTACACCGCCGACCTCGCCTCGCAGGTCAGCCTGAACATGGCGCTGAACGCGCAAATCGCGCTCAACTTGCTACCGATCGTCGAACAACCGCAAACAGCCGACGAACAGCAGCAACTGCTGCGCAAACTCCAGAAATCGCTGCCGGATCTGCGCAGCCTGGCGTTGCTCAGTCCTTCCGGCAGAATCCTCAGCGACAGCAGCACCGACAGCTCCGACGCCAGCTACCTCACCGAACTGGTACGCCGCAGTCACGCCCAGGCGCACTACTTCAGCAACGCCGACGACGGCTCGACCGTGCACCTGTTACTGCATCAGGCCAGTGGCAGCACCCGCGGCTATTGGGCTTTGCGCCTGACGCCGACGTTCTTCGACTCGCTGACCAAACAGAGTGAAACCGGCCTGCGTCCGCTGTGGCTGGTGGAAAACCGTATCAATCATCAGATCATCAGCCGCGAAGAATCGCTGTCATCAGCCAAGCCCGGTGTGCTGAGCCCGGACGATCTGGCCAACACCGTGCTCACCGTGCCGCTGAGCAGTAGTGACTGGCAATTGCGCGGTCTGTTCGACCGCCAGCGCGTGCTCGAAGAATTGCTGCCCGCGTTCATCGGCAAATGCCTGCTGGGCCTGGCCTTTTCCATGCTGCCGGTGATCGCGCTGCTGAACATGCGCCGCCGTCAGCGCCAGTTGCATGAAGGTCGCCGACGTTATCAGGACATTTTCGAAGGCACCGGTGTGGCCCTCTGCGTGCTGGATCTGTCCGGGCTCAAGCAGTTTTTCGACAAGGCGCAGATCCAGACCAGCGATCAGCTCAAGGCCTGGCTCGATCCACCGCAACAGCGCCTGCAGTTGTTGCAAGAGTTGCGCGTCACCGAGGTCAACCAGGTCGCGCTGCAACTGCTCAACGTCAATTCCTGCGAACAGGCCTGGCAACTGTTGATCGACGGCCATCCGCAACGTCACTGCGCGATTGGCAATCAAGTGCTCGACGCCGTGCTCCAGCAGCAAAAACAGCTGGAACTGGAAATCAAACTGCCGGACATCAACGGTCGCGATCAACACCTGTGGATGGTGCTGCGCCTGCCGACCGAGCAGCACGACTATAAAGCGGTGATCCTCAGCATCAACGACATCACCAGCCGCAAGCTGGTCGAGCTGTCGCTGTTGGAACGTGAAGGCTTCTGGTCTGACGTGGTGCGCACCGTGCCGGATCACCTCTACGTGCAGGATGTGATCAGCCAGCGGATGATTTTCAGCAACCACCACCTCGGCCAGACGCTCGGCTACAACCGCTCCGAGCTGCATCAGATGGGTGAGTATTTCTGGGAAATCCTCCTTCACCCGGAAGACGCCGATTACTACCATCGTTCGCGGCAGCAGCAGCGCCACGCCGGTTACAGCCAACTACTGCAATGCCAGTTACGCTTCCGTCATCGCGACGGCGAGTGGCGGCGCTTCGATATTCGCGAACAGGCACTGGCCCGGGACAAACACGATCAGGTCACGCGGATCATCGGCGTGGCCAAGGACATCACCGAACAGATCGAAGCCAGCGAATCGCTGCGCGACAGCGAACAGCGCTACCGGATGCTCGCCGAAAGCATCAGCGACGTGATTTTCTCCACCGACAGCAAACTCTCGCTGAACTATGTCAGCCCGTCGGTGCAGGCAGTGCTGGGCTACGACGCCGAGTGGATTTTCCAGAACGGCTGGCAATCGACCATCGCCAACCCGCAGCAACTGAGCGGCATCTACGGCTTGATGGTTCGGGTCAGCAAGGCGCTCGACAAACCCGAGCAACTGGCGCTGTTGCGCAGCCAGGTGCAGACGCAGATGTTCCTGTTCGACTGCCTGCGCGCCGATGGCCGTAAAATTCCGATCGAACTGCGTCTGGTGCTGGTATGGGATGAGCACGGTGCGTTCGAAGGTGTACTGGGTGTCGGTCGCGACATCAGCCAGCAGCGCCGCGCCGAGAAAGACCTGCGCATGGCCGCCACCGTATTCGAACACTCGACCTCGGCGATCCTGATCACCGACCCGGCCGGCTACATCGTTCAGGCCAACGAAGCGTTCAGTCGGGTCAGCGGTTACGCGGTGGCGGAAGTGCTCGACCAGTTGCCGAACATGCTCACCGTCGACGAACAACAGGATGCACACCTGCGATACGTGCTCAAGCAACTGCATCAGCACAGCACGTGGGAAGGCGAAGTCTGGCTCAAACGCCGAAATGGCGAGCATTATCCGGCGTGGGTCGGCATCACTGCGGTGCTTGACGATGAAGGCGATCTGGCCAGTTATGTGTGCTTCTTCAGCGACATCAGCGAGCGCAAAGCCAGCGAACAGCGCATTCACCGCCTCGCCTACTACGACGCCCTGACCCACCTGCCCAACCGCACGCTGTTTCAGGATCGTCTGCACACCGCGCTGCAATCGGCCGAACGACAAAAGTCGTGGGTGGTGCTGATGTTCCTCGACCTCGACCGCTTCAAGCCGATCAATGATTCCCTGGGCCACGCCGCCGGCGACCGCATGCTCAAAGACATGGCTACGCGCCTGCTGGCCTGCGTCGACGATGACGACACTGTGGCGCGCATGGGTGGCGACGAATTCACCTTGCTGCTGCAACATCGCTCCAGCCGCGAAATGGCGCTGAACCGGGCTATCCATGTCGCCGAGCAAATCCTCGGCAGTCTGGTGCGACCGTTCGTGCTCGAGGGTCGCGAGTTCTTCGTTACCGCCAGTATTGGTATCGCGCTGAGCCCGCAGGATGGCAACGAACTCAGCCAGTTGATGAAGAACGCCGACACCGCGATGTACCACGCCAAGGAGCGCGGCAAGAACAACTTCCAGTTCTATCAGGCCGACATGAACGCCAGTGCGCTGGAGCGTCTGGAGCTGGAAAGCGATTTGCGCCATGCCCTGGAGCAGAACGAATTCGTCCTGTATTACCAGCCGCAGTTCAGCGGCGACGGCAAACGCCTGACCGGCGCCGAAGCATTGCTGCGCTGGCGCCATCCACGTCGCGGGCTGGTGCCGCCGGGGGATTTCATTCCGGTACTGGAAGAGCTTGGACTGGTGGTGGACGTCGGCGACTGGGTGATCAGCGAGGCTTGCCGCCAACTCAAGACCTGGCACCAGAACCGCGTGCGCGTGCCGAAGGTGTCGGTGAATATCTCGGCGCGGCAGTTCTCCGATGGCCAGCTCGGCACGCGAATCGCCACGATCCTGCGCGAAACCGGCCTGCCGCCGGCGTGCCTGGAACTGGAACTGACCGAAAGTATCCTGATGCGCGAAGTCAGCGAGGCGATGCAGATACTCGCCGGGTTGAAAAACCTCGGGCTGAGCATCGCGGTCGACGACTTCGGCACCGGTTATTCGTCGCTGAACTACCTCAAGCAGTTCCCGATCGACGTGCTGAAGATCGACCGCACGTTTGTTGACGGTTTGCCATCCGGCGAGCAGGACGCGCAGATCGCCCGAGCAATTATCGCCATGGCCCACAGCCTCAATCTGGCGGTAATCGCAGAGGGCGTGGAAACCCATGAACAACTGGACTTCCTGCGCGAGCATGGTTGCGATGAAGTGCAGGGGTATCTGTTCGGGCGACCGATGCCGGCGAATCGGTTTGAGGCGCAGTTCAGTAATGATGCACTGTTCATGTTTGATTAA
- the gmtY gene encoding gamma-mobile-trio recombinase GmtY, with the protein MNQGFAARCPFYYRSRGVVLPLLDYLLSKQIDRSPDWLRRVVSSAKLLITYMEVNQSSFSEPEMLFQSFATRLFTGTVDDNGFDPSGLYWMPASTLMANRHINILKGLTDFLADHSHVTHMNPLVTESSHDQRLSYASWYRRNQFDFLGHIKNKTINETAGKARSIRGRRALNRGGDEAVAFPESLFEQFYLKGFGSASDRRCSVRDQLISIMMHGAGLRESQAIHLWVQDVEIDPHDPLKALIRIYHPEEGKALGGWKSVSGKTNRSAYLREVYALPPRNQLRGTRRVGWKTRYVDHRDGYIQLYWFPDDFGRLFLTLWNEHLYYIASVERQHPYAFISYEKRSLGKPYTLNAFNENYAAALARIGLNPAKVEGLSPHGHRHAYGRRLVRANVDSIVIKKALHHSSMESQGVYTTPSIMDVNEALTKATDLLKNTPTKKSTDAQIANGFQEFGLMGGLIWILLHLARRVTQGGVSDANKKRDKI; encoded by the coding sequence ATGAATCAGGGTTTCGCAGCGAGATGCCCATTTTATTATCGGAGCAGGGGGGTTGTATTGCCTCTCCTAGATTATTTGCTGAGTAAGCAAATAGATCGCTCTCCTGATTGGCTGCGTCGAGTTGTGAGTTCGGCAAAGCTTCTAATTACTTATATGGAGGTAAACCAGAGTAGTTTCTCAGAGCCTGAGATGTTATTTCAGTCGTTCGCAACACGCTTATTTACCGGTACCGTAGATGACAATGGTTTCGATCCTTCAGGTCTATATTGGATGCCCGCTAGTACCTTGATGGCAAACCGGCATATTAATATTTTGAAGGGGTTGACCGATTTTTTGGCTGATCATAGCCATGTTACTCACATGAACCCCTTGGTCACTGAAAGTAGTCATGATCAGCGATTAAGCTATGCTTCCTGGTATCGGCGAAATCAATTCGATTTTTTAGGGCATATAAAAAATAAGACGATAAACGAAACGGCGGGAAAGGCTCGTAGTATCAGGGGGCGGCGCGCGTTAAATAGGGGGGGCGACGAAGCGGTTGCTTTTCCAGAATCCCTTTTTGAGCAATTTTATTTGAAGGGCTTTGGTAGCGCTTCAGATCGGAGGTGTTCGGTTCGGGATCAGTTAATTTCCATCATGATGCACGGTGCAGGCCTTCGAGAAAGCCAAGCTATTCACTTGTGGGTTCAGGATGTAGAAATTGATCCGCATGACCCCTTGAAAGCATTAATACGTATATACCATCCCGAAGAAGGTAAGGCCCTAGGTGGTTGGAAGAGTGTCTCGGGGAAAACTAATAGATCAGCCTATTTGCGCGAGGTATATGCTCTGCCGCCTCGAAATCAATTGAGGGGAACTCGTCGGGTCGGTTGGAAAACACGGTATGTTGATCATCGAGATGGCTACATTCAGTTGTACTGGTTTCCTGATGACTTTGGTCGGTTGTTCTTGACGCTATGGAATGAGCATCTTTACTACATTGCTAGTGTCGAGCGACAACATCCTTATGCTTTTATTTCATACGAAAAGCGAAGCCTGGGTAAGCCTTATACTTTGAATGCGTTCAACGAGAACTACGCTGCGGCGTTGGCTCGCATCGGATTAAATCCAGCTAAGGTCGAAGGACTTTCGCCTCATGGACATCGACATGCATATGGGCGCCGACTTGTACGTGCGAATGTTGACTCAATAGTCATCAAGAAGGCATTACATCATTCATCCATGGAATCCCAAGGTGTCTATACCACTCCAAGCATTATGGATGTAAATGAAGCGCTAACTAAAGCGACAGATTTACTGAAGAACACCCCTACGAAGAAAAGTACAGATGCTCAGATTGCAAATGGTTTTCAAGAATTTGGTTTGATGGGGGGGCTGATCTGGATTCTTCTACATTTAGCGCGAAGAGTAACGCAAGGAGGCGTTAGCGATGCCAATAAAAAAAGGGACAAAATATAA